The DNA region GCAGTTTAGAAATTATTCAAAGACCAAGGACGTTTGAGAGCATAACAGGAGTAGAAGCCCGCATAATAGGATTACGTGTCAAATCCTAGGGTGGTAACAATTATCGATAATTATTTATGTATTTAGTATATAAGTTGATTTCAATTATGTAATAAAGGTTCATAATTTTTATCAATGACCTATATAGAACTCGAGTATCCAAGTCACAGAGAGAAAAAAGTTTGTGAGAGAACATGTATGAATCTGCTCCCTCTTTTAATTATGCAATCTAAGCATTTGTATACAATTACTTTAtcattttctttgttttattttagtTCTTAGAATAATTCAACATTTTTCTTATTGGGATTTCCACCCAATTTATTTATATTCTAACATCACATAACCGAGCACAAACATACTTTCTCAAATATTTTGCACAAATCATCCAGAGGATTTTTTCGAGTTTAATCCTTTAAATGAATGAAAACTTGTGATTTGATTTTctaaaaataccaaaaaaaactAAGTGGCACACTCAGTGGGACCCTTTTGTGCAAGAAATTTAAAGTTTTGCGGAACAgtatttttgtgtttttttaatttctttttctcttcATACATTCAATGTTTTCAATGTCTAAGTATGTATGCGTCAGAGGAGTGGTAAAACTCTTGTTGAGATGGCACGACCACAAATTTCTATCCTTCCCCTAAACGATGCTCCAGATACAGATGAACAACCAATTGTAACGATGGCAGGTGGTGTAGGAACTTCAACTTCCGCTGGAGTAACTGTTCATGTTATAAGCCAAATGTCAGTTTTGAAGACATTACCAGAAGTGGTGGTTCCCCCGCCATAAGTAAGAAGTATTCCAACTACTCCTAGGGTCACACAAACTGTTATATGAGACCCTGAACCTTTTTTTCTCTCTCCAAGTTTCATGTTACCCCTGGTAGTAAGGAATACCCTTATGGCATGCCAACTGTAATGACAACAGGACTGCAAACTAGTGCATCTACACATGCAGATAATGCAATGACCATGACATCTCATCTTAATCCATATTTGGCATTAGGATCTTCTATAAGTAATCCTAGTTGAATGACGCAACCACAAGGAGGGTTAGGATATATCCCTATAGTTATGTCACCCTAACCACTAGTTCCCTCATGTCTATGAGGCAACAAATGGATGAAAGTAACCATGATATGGTCAATATGTTAACCCAACAAATTGGTACTATGTTTAATCCTTTGATTCAAAACATAAAACTTACTTATCAATAATTGGCGCATCAAATGAGTCAAATTGCTTATTTATTTGGTGCTTCTCAAATTGGTACTGTATAACAATCCATACATAGGGTAGTCGAAGGAGATTTAGGTCGTAATGGCCCAGAAGTAGTGATGGTCTATAGGAACCAAGATGCATATCAAGTAGTTAGGAATTTCCAACAAAATGATTTGGGGGGGGGGGGACTTAGCCAATATGGTCGAGCAAATCTTAGTCCATAATGGTCTTAATATCGACCTTCATAAGACAAATTTCACTTTGCATTATCTGAGTATGTATTTCAAACCGAACTCCCTAGGGGTTGGATGATTCCCAAATTTACTAAGTTTGCAGGTGACACCGGTGAGCCTATTTTTGAACACATTGCTCGATATCAGACTGAGGCTGGTGATTTGGCCAATAATGAGAACTTAAAGATGAAATATTTCCCTAATTCTCTGACAAAAAATGCTTTCACATGGTTCACGATCCTCCCTTTAAACTCCATATGTAATTGGAATCAACTAGAAAGGGTATTCCATGAACAGTTTTATATAGGTCAGTCGAAAATTAGCCTGAAAGAATTAGCCAACATGAAGAGAAATTTCTTTGAGTCCATAGATGCCTATCTAAATAGGTTTAGTATAATGAAGTCAAGATGTTTTACTCAAGTACCTGAACACGAGCTAGTAGAAATGGTCGTATGTGGCATAAATTATTCCATTAGGTAGAAGCTAGATACCCAATACCTTATGGAAATGGCCCAGTTAGAAGATAGGGTTAGGAAGATCGAACTGTTGAAAGCTGAAAAGGCTAGGTCAAATAAATACCATAAAAAAGAAATTTTTTcgtatgtgtgtgtgtgtctatatatatatatatatatatatatatatatatatatatatatatatatatatatatatatatatatatatatatatatatatatatatatatatatatatatatatatatatatatatatatgagaacAATCAAGAATCTGACATAGTCTTTGAATGTCTCTAAGAGACGAGGTTAATTTGGCAGAACTAAAGTCATGACCTTTGTAAGGTCCTAAGACCCTATAATGGAAGGAATTCGGTCGAACCTAGTAATAATGAACAAAACTTATACGTTTGATGTAACCAAATGTGATGATTTTTTTTATCTTTTGGTTACCGATGGTCAAATCATAGTGCTTGAAGGCCTAAAGACACCACCATTGGAACAGATAAAAAAAAGGTTTATGTAAGTATCATAATTTTCTTGGTCATAAAACCTCTCAATGTGTATTTTTCATGGATCTAGTCAAATGCTTTGAAAGACGAAAGGTTGAAGTTTGGAGAGAAATCTAAACAACCTATGAAGATTGACGATGACCATCTACAAGTCAAAGAAGCGAATTTTGTCGAACCCGTCGACGTCATGATTGTTGTAATCACTAAAAACCACAACTCAAAGGTCGAAAGATGTGAACATGCTGGATCATGTTGAAAAAGTTAATGTGGTGTGCCCAAGTGCGGAGAAAGAGTTAATCGATTTCTTGAACCACTACAAAATAAAAAGGTCTGAAGTGATGCTTTGCCCTAGGTGCATTGTTGTATTCAACAAGGAGGCTGCAAAAAACCTAGAAGGTAGCAGGCCTCATCCCTCGAGGAAAAGTTTCAGAGGAGGGAGAAAGCATCAGTTTGCCTTTGACAAGAAAGAAGTTCCTTACCAAAAACATCAAGGACTTTCAAGGAGTTAGAAAATTCAGAGGAAAACTTACACTCCTCTAACTTATGTCCCTGTTGACAAGTGGATTCGACCTATTATAAAAGCCAATACTTACCAGCATAAATGGAAGGTAATTGAGGAGGTCGCAGGTTCATCATACAATGACAATTCCCAAATCTCCAACAAGTATTCAAATGGTTCGAAAAATTATTTAGGCAAAAATCAAATGACATGAACTCAGTGGAGAAGTTAtcaaaggaaaaagaaagagacTCATTAAGGCAAGGAATCAAGTAAAAATGGTAAGCTACCAAAGATGGCAGAAAATTAAGTGATGAGGagagaaataaaagaaaaattcTTCCCTCATTTGCCATAAGTGGTTAAACCAAATGGCAAGGATCTTATGTCATGCAAAGACGATGAGATGCTCACTGATAACTTCAACTCTAGGTCAGAAGGCAAATTAGATATAATATGCAATATAGTGTTTGTTTTGCCTATAGAATATGAAACTGTTATTGGGGTGGAAAAAGAGGAACATGCGTATCTTGTTGAGGAAATGACCAATCATAAACCTTTATGCTTCTATGTTACGAATAATGGTTGCATGAAGGAAGAAAAAGCCTCTTTTGAAAGGTTTGACGAAGGTATGAAATAACACTTGAAGCCCCTCTTTTTAAGAGCCAAAGTTGAAGAAGTAGTAGGCAATAAAGTATTGGTAGCTGGAGGAGCGACAGTAAATTTGATGTCAGATTTCCTGTTAAAGAAAATTGGAATGTTAGATACGGATTTAAGACCCTATAATATGGTTTTGTCCAATTATTAGGGAAAGACGAGTTACTCTTTAGGGGTTATCTAGTTTAACATTGTTGTAGAAACAATAATAAGACCAACCTTATTTGTGGTCATATCATCCAAGGTAAACTATAATCTCTTGCTAGGGCGAGAATGGATACACGGAGTGGGGGCAGTATCATCGGCTCTACACCAAATGATTTCCATATGGCAATCTGACAGTATTGTAAAAATGTACAGGTTGTCCAAAGTTATTTCTTGACCAAAGTCAACAGAGTAGACAAAAAGACATTTGACAAGAGGTTAGCTAATATATCTCATTATATGCCAGTGGGAATCAGATTTTCTGTACAAGGAGATGTCTTTTATTCCATTAAATTGCATCCAACCCACAATTTTATGTGGGAGTGTCAAACTATGGAGACATCCATGAACAATACCAAAAGTTACTAAAAACACCATTTTACTTCCATCTTATTATTATGATTGAAATTGACATTTTTGGGAtcgattatatatatatatatatatatatatatatatatatatatatatatactgaaataataataattaaaattaataattaaataatatttaactataaaatatttcaacattTTCTTCTTCCTATGGTCAGCTCTTTATCTCTAACATAGTTTAATCTAAAATCTAATCAACTCGAAATCGATGGTGCCTCTGAAGTTTCAAACCAACAATTTCGCAAAACGTTTGATTTTAAATTAAGTCATTTTGGTAAGCATTATACAGAAAGAACAAAACAAAAGTTGGTCAAGTGGAAAACAAACATGTCATTCATTCATTCCTATATAAACTAATTTATCCCTCAATAATTATAAATCTAACTACAATATGATATCAAATAATCCCCTAAACCAATAATGCAGAGACATATATGCTAACATTAAACTCTCTTTATACAATTCATCTATCCCTATACATATAAATAATCTATAAAAAAAATCAGAAATCTAAACAAATGAAACAATGTGTGATCTATATGAACTAAAAAAATCAATGACCGGCACCAGGACTAGGAACAGATCGCAGAAGAATCCTAACTTCAGGTTCATTACTTATGAGATGACGCGCAACGAGCTTCTCGTCAACTTCAACAGAGTTACCTCTCTTGCTTGGTGCTGAAGAAGGCACAGTACCCTTAGGGAGTGAAGCGAGAAACAAACTGTCCGTTGAAGATGGTTTATTCACTTTCTTGTTGTTGAGTTTTTCTGAACGAATATGTAGTTGTCTTCCTTCTATAGATGAACAAAAGGAACCAAAGATAATCAGTAATAGAACAACTTGCATAGCGTAAAAGCGAGCCATTGAAGAGTTTTTCAAGTATTATTAACTTTGTGTTGGTTGGTTATGAGATAATGAGAAGAAGTGAGTTTCTTGAAGGCAAAGATGTGTTATATAtaaagagagagaaagagagagagagggCGTGGAGAACAAGTTTTGGTTTTGAAATGGAAAAAAATGCGTTGAAAAATATAGAGTGAGAAAGGTGTATATTTGTATAAGAAAAGTCTTATTAGTCAAAGAAAGAGTAATGTGTTGTAAAGTTTAATAATGTCATGTTTTCCATAATAGCCACCATATTTGCCGCGTGGAATTTACGAGTTAGGTGAAGGTGAGGTAAGCGCCGCCCAACCCTTTTTGGTAATTTCGGTTTTGATTTTATTTTGGATATATATTACACCGTCAATGTGTCAAATCTAGTTAATGTGTGCTAAAGTGATAACATGGCTGGCTTGGAAGGGCTTGGATTAAGGCATTCACTCGTTTCAGCGGAAAATAAGATTTGGATTTCTATAGTTAGGGAAATATTCAATATAGTCGGCGTGTTTTTCTACATATGGTGTGGAAGAAAGGGATGTGTGTTCACCAAGATTTATTAATTCAAACTCTATACTCTAAATAAGTATTTTCTTTATAACAATGACGTATGCACAAACGAATAATATGTCAAAAAATGTTGAGAACATAATGTGAATGCTCTCTTTTTAGTTTTTGTTTTCTATATATAAGACTAAGATATTGAATAAGAAACCGTTTTTTTCAATAAGTAAGAATCTCATTCAATAGAGTATAAGGAGTACTATTGTTCAATTACAAAAGGCCggaaaatttgaaaataaaaaagaGAGAGATTATAAACCAACAACAACTTAAATAAGGCAATTTAGGTTGAGAATGTAATTCATGGTATCGAAATATATTGTTGTTGAAATACTTAGGTGTTGAAGTGTCGAAATATTGAGGAGTTAGCCTCAATATGGTTTTTACTTAGGCCTAATTTTATAGTGTTAGTACAATTGGGTATTTTGGGTTTTGTTTGAGGAGCAACCAAACccaaaatctataaatagggagtaatCTCTATCATTTTAAAAATAACACATACTTTCAGCTGGAAAGAATAAAAAATTCTCAATTTGAGAGCAGACGGAAACTCTACAAaaatttcttcttcttccttattcGAAAACCCTAATCTCTATTTCTTCCCAAATTCAGTTGTGTTTCTTTTCATTACCATTGTGAACTGAAATTTTGCAATcaaggttggttgattcactcgactgaagagtgaagaacaagatGAGTAATCAATCATAaagattgattcttgttcatcaagattcaGTTCAgaattctccataggttttggtgAATTTCTTGAAGGGAAATTAGTGAATTTTTAACATCTGGTTCTATAACACTCGTTGAGTAATTCGTGGGAAGCAAAATACGATGGTGATGAATCACCCGAACGGGAATTTTCCGGCGAGTCTCCCAATTCTGAAGAATCagaattatgagaattggtgcaagtaGATAAAGTTTGTTTTTtgctatcaagatctttgggatcttgtgaagggGGGAGTGACACCGCTCGGAGCAAACGCGGCGAATGAAGAAAAGGCTGCAtacaaagaattgaagaagaaagattataaagctctctttataatccatcaatgtgttgatgcagacAATTTCGAAAAGGTTAGTTATGTTGAATCAGCGAAAGAAGCGTGAGAAATTATAAAAAAATCGTTTGGAGACGtagaaaatgtgaaagaagtgAGGTTACAAAttcacaaaagaacgtatgaattgcttcagatggaagacaatgaaagcataattgattttatcactagggttacaaaaccgatgaatcaaatcaaggtatatggagaaatgttgacatcaagatcagttCTTTCGAAGATCTTGATgtcattggctccaaagtttgaccatgtgatagtagccatagaagagtcgaaagatttgtcaacgttgacaaaggaagagcttcaagggacacttgaatctcatgGACAAAGAATGATTGAAAGAGTTGCATGCAAGTTGAAGAGTGATATGACTTCACATGCACAATCAGCGAGAGAAAAGAAAGGTAAAGGGAAGTGGTTCGATAACAAAGGTAGAagaggctacaacaattcgactggtcgaaatcagcaagaaaGGGGTTGGTCGAATCGTAGAAAACACGCATACCAAAGTAACCAAAGAGGTGGTGCTACAGGTAGAGAAAGAGGCGGTGGCTGAAAACTTGACAAAAGTTACATTCAATGtttcaattgtcagaagtatggtcattACTCTAGTGATTGtcttgaaaaataaaagaatcaaGATAATGATGCAAAGTTTACAAAGCATAaagaagaagagatgttgctaatggtcacaacaagagatgaagaaagattacaggaccaatggtacttggaaTCAAGATGTTCATCACACATGACTAataggaaagattggtttgtcaacatgaaaatctcaatgaagaacatggtaaaatttgcaaatgacaatacttTAGCAActgaaggtattggtgatgttttgatcatgaggAAAGATGGAAAAAGGTCAGTAATTTCTAATGTACTGTACATACTAGGCATGAAAAGTAATTTGCTT from Lathyrus oleraceus cultivar Zhongwan6 chromosome 1, CAAS_Psat_ZW6_1.0, whole genome shotgun sequence includes:
- the LOC127080541 gene encoding precursor of CEP13 is translated as MARFYAMQVVLLLIIFGSFCSSIEGRQLHIRSEKLNNKKVNKPSSTDSLFLASLPKGTVPSSAPSKRGNSVEVDEKLVARHLISNEPEVRILLRSVPSPGAGH